Proteins encoded together in one Paracidovorax wautersii window:
- the rbfA gene encoding 30S ribosome-binding factor RbfA encodes MAGKKSSTPNRSFKVADQIQRDLTELIRELKDPRIGMVTLQAVEVTPDYAHAKVFFSVLVGDTDATQEALNQASGFLRNGLFKRLHIHTVPTLHFVFDRTTERASDMNALIARAVASRSKDDDEA; translated from the coding sequence TGGCAAGAAATCCTCCACGCCCAACCGCAGCTTCAAGGTCGCGGACCAGATCCAGCGCGACCTGACCGAGCTGATCCGCGAGTTGAAGGACCCGCGCATCGGCATGGTCACCCTGCAGGCGGTGGAGGTCACTCCCGACTACGCGCACGCGAAGGTGTTCTTCAGTGTGCTCGTGGGCGACACCGATGCGACCCAGGAAGCGCTCAACCAGGCGTCGGGGTTCCTGCGCAACGGCCTGTTCAAGCGTTTGCACATCCACACCGTGCCTACGCTGCACTTCGTGTTTGACCGCACCACCGAGCGTGCGTCGGACATGAACGCGCTGATCGCGCGCGCCGTGGCTTCGCGCTCCAAAGACGACGACGAAGCATGA
- the truB gene encoding tRNA pseudouridine(55) synthase TruB, whose protein sequence is MTVRAPRIRVQRRPVHGVLLLDKPLGFSSNDALQKAKWLLRAEKAGHTGTLDPLASGVLPLCFGAATKFSQLQLDAPKTYEAVALLGTTTTTGDAEGEVVERCAVDVAALTPERLAAVQQQFTGPIRQVPPMHSALKKDGKAMYEYARAGIEVERPARDVVIHALELALTQTEQALPAIKMVVRCSKGTYIRTLGEDVGRALGCGAHLVFLRRIDTGGLGVDRCITLQALEAMTEDERMACVHPVETLLAGHANVTLDSENAGRFLSGMRRRGPWPDAEAVAVFGGQPRALLGVAHVAGGELIPERLLSPLEIQQILEEKTPPAERGTLEAL, encoded by the coding sequence ATGACGGTACGCGCTCCCCGCATCCGGGTGCAGCGGCGCCCGGTGCACGGAGTGCTGCTGCTCGACAAACCCCTGGGCTTTTCCAGCAACGACGCGTTGCAGAAGGCCAAGTGGCTGCTGCGCGCCGAAAAGGCCGGCCACACCGGAACGCTCGACCCCCTGGCCAGCGGCGTGTTGCCGCTGTGCTTTGGTGCGGCCACCAAGTTCAGCCAGCTGCAACTGGATGCGCCCAAGACCTATGAGGCCGTCGCGCTGCTGGGCACCACCACGACCACCGGCGATGCCGAGGGCGAGGTGGTGGAACGCTGCGCGGTGGACGTGGCGGCACTGACGCCCGAGCGTCTGGCCGCGGTCCAGCAACAGTTCACCGGCCCCATCCGCCAGGTGCCGCCGATGCACAGCGCGCTCAAGAAGGACGGCAAGGCGATGTACGAATACGCGCGCGCCGGGATCGAGGTCGAGCGGCCCGCGCGGGATGTGGTGATTCATGCATTGGAATTGGCTCTAACGCAGACGGAGCAAGCGCTGCCAGCTATCAAAATGGTAGTGCGGTGCAGCAAGGGCACGTACATCCGTACCCTGGGTGAGGACGTGGGCCGCGCCTTGGGCTGCGGCGCGCACCTGGTCTTTCTGCGCCGCATCGATACGGGTGGACTGGGCGTGGACCGCTGCATCACGCTGCAGGCACTGGAGGCCATGACGGAAGACGAGCGCATGGCCTGCGTGCACCCTGTGGAAACCCTGCTGGCCGGGCATGCGAATGTCACGCTCGACAGCGAAAATGCAGGCCGGTTTCTGTCCGGCATGCGCAGGCGGGGCCCCTGGCCCGATGCCGAAGCCGTGGCCGTGTTCGGGGGCCAACCCCGCGCACTTCTAGGGGTGGCCCATGTGGCAGGCGGCGAACTCATTCCGGAACGGCTCCTGAGCCCTCTGGAGATTCAACAGATTCTGGAAGAAAAAACGCCGCCTGCAGAGCGCGGCACATTGGAAGCACTATGA